A single region of the Candidatus Methylomirabilota bacterium genome encodes:
- a CDS encoding carotenoid 1,2-hydratase — protein sequence MICRIGLLVFLLLASAAHGVEWQPARRDYGWSFPQDHWARSGYRTEWWYFTGHLTSEEEPRRRFGYQFTFFRIGLLSELPELQSNWTTNNLIMGHAAITDLGSGRHLFSEVLYRTIPLLGGFGRYPDPVIAWSRAPAGTDGKWTLRWNGHAFDYSMRDKAQGMALQLTTRPAKRLVLQGPNGFSRKGEGPTAASQYYSFTRLLTEGTLSIDGERVRVRGESWMDKEFGTDQLGADQVGWDWFSLQLQDGREIMLYFLRNERGEIDFARGTLVSREGETRYLNPGEWSVRSTQTWKSPKTGATYPSRWIVELSGENLRIVIVPELADQENRSHLVKNLFYWEGAVRIETAEGGRIGRGYVELVGYGTRSRPAI from the coding sequence ATGATATGTAGGATCGGGCTGTTAGTCTTCCTGCTTCTGGCCTCGGCAGCCCACGGGGTGGAGTGGCAGCCGGCCCGTCGCGATTACGGCTGGTCCTTTCCCCAGGATCATTGGGCTCGGTCGGGGTACCGGACCGAATGGTGGTATTTTACCGGGCATCTCACTTCGGAGGAGGAACCCCGCCGGCGCTTTGGATACCAATTTACCTTTTTCCGCATCGGCCTGTTGTCCGAACTTCCTGAGCTTCAGTCCAACTGGACCACCAATAATCTGATCATGGGGCACGCAGCAATTACCGATCTGGGCAGCGGGCGGCATCTCTTCAGCGAGGTGCTCTACCGCACCATTCCGCTTTTGGGTGGGTTCGGTCGGTACCCTGATCCAGTCATCGCTTGGAGCCGGGCCCCTGCCGGGACCGACGGCAAATGGACCCTGCGCTGGAACGGCCACGCGTTCGACTATTCGATGCGAGATAAGGCACAAGGGATGGCTCTCCAACTCACCACCCGGCCGGCCAAGCGCCTGGTCTTGCAGGGACCGAACGGGTTCAGCCGCAAGGGAGAAGGACCCACCGCTGCCAGCCAGTATTACAGCTTCACCCGCCTCCTGACAGAGGGAACGCTCTCGATCGATGGAGAGAGGGTGAGGGTCCGAGGAGAGAGCTGGATGGACAAGGAATTTGGCACCGACCAACTCGGGGCAGACCAGGTGGGCTGGGACTGGTTCAGTCTGCAGCTTCAGGATGGCCGCGAGATCATGCTGTACTTCTTGCGCAATGAACGCGGGGAAATTGACTTTGCCCGGGGGACCCTCGTATCTCGGGAGGGCGAAACGCGCTATTTGAATCCAGGGGAATGGTCAGTACGCTCCACCCAGACGTGGAAAAGTCCGAAGACGGGGGCCACATACCCTTCCCGTTGGATCGTAGAACTCTCGGGCGAAAACTTGCGAATCGTCATCGTTCCGGAGTTGGCAGACCAGGAAAATCGGAGCCACCTCGTGAAGAACCTGTTCTACTGGGAGGGAGCAGTGCGGATCGAGACCGCCGAAGGCGGTAGAATCGGCCGCGGGTATGTCGAACTGGTTGGCTATGGGACAAGGAGCCGACCGGCGATCTGA
- a CDS encoding SDR family oxidoreductase, with product MTHVLIAGCGYVGTALGVRLAAEGHVVWGLQRHPEVLPPNIRPLEADLTAPETLRGLPPGLHFVFFTAAPSGFDEGEYQAIYVDGLRHLLDALQARRQQPRRVFFTSSTAVYAQTEGDWVDEESPTEPVHFSGIRMLEAERVLRHGSFPATVLRLGGVYGPGRERLIGRVRQGNVVCAEGPPVYTNRIHRDDCAGALQHLMMLSQPDQLYIGVDHEPAGESEVLRWLATELGLPPPRVVKSP from the coding sequence ATGACTCATGTACTCATCGCAGGTTGCGGCTATGTTGGCACAGCTCTCGGTGTGCGTCTGGCAGCGGAAGGGCACGTCGTCTGGGGATTGCAGCGCCACCCAGAGGTCCTGCCCCCCAACATTCGCCCCCTTGAGGCAGATCTTACCGCTCCTGAAACGCTCCGGGGGTTGCCCCCTGGACTTCATTTCGTGTTCTTCACTGCGGCACCCAGTGGTTTTGACGAGGGAGAGTACCAGGCCATTTACGTGGACGGTCTGCGCCACCTCCTCGATGCGCTCCAGGCCCGGAGGCAGCAGCCCAGGCGCGTTTTCTTTACCTCGAGTACCGCGGTCTATGCGCAAACTGAGGGAGATTGGGTCGACGAGGAATCACCGACCGAGCCGGTGCACTTTTCCGGTATTCGTATGCTCGAGGCTGAACGCGTGCTGCGTCACGGTTCGTTCCCCGCCACCGTGCTACGGCTGGGCGGTGTGTACGGTCCCGGCCGGGAACGGCTCATCGGACGCGTGCGGCAGGGGAACGTCGTGTGCGCCGAAGGCCCTCCCGTGTACACAAACCGTATTCATCGCGATGACTGCGCCGGCGCGCTACAGCACCTCATGATGCTGTCCCAGCCTGACCAGCTCTACATCGGCGTGGATCACGAGCCTGCCGGAGAAAGCGAGGTCTTGCGCTGGCTGGCGACCGAGCTCGGTCTCCCTCCTCCTCGAGTGGTGAAATCTCCC